CGCCATCGCCGGCGCAGTGGCTATCGCCCCGCTGGCCGTAGTTGCCAGCAGCAGCAGTGACAGTTGGACGCTCGAACGAAACATGATTTGCCCCTTTGCAACGACCCCCGAATTCGGGCCTCAGACAAAGAGACGGTCGCTGCCACGGATCAGGACAATCTTTTTCACCCGCCCCGGCCGGAACGCTTTCACGCCTTGTCAGCGTGCCTCCAGCACGACGGTTGAATCGGTTTCGCGAACACGGAAGCCATAGGCTTCGCCCAGCGAAGACAGGAACTGGCGCGAATCGTCGATGCGGAACCGCCCCGATATCTCCGATTGGCCAAGTTCGGCCGGTGGCGCAGCGATAGGCTTGCCGCCACCGCGATTGAGCACTTCGACCAGATCGGCGAGCGTGATGCCGGCGGTGTTGACCCAACCCTTGTCCCAGTCGCGCTGTCCGCTGTCGAACGATTCAGGCGCACTGATCCTGTTGCCGTTGAGCCGGCGGCGCCAGCCCGCCGTGACCACCACGGGCTGATTCGCATCGACGCTGTCGAAGCGCACGCCCCCCCGATAGACCGAGAGAACGACCTGCGATTTCATCAGGTTGATGTCGAACGCCGTACCCAGCACCCGGGTTTCCGACTGGCCGGCCCGAACGGTGAAAGGGCGATCTTCGTCACGGCGAACATCGAAATGAGCCTGCCCGGTGATGAGCCGGGCGTGACGCCGATCGTCCGCAAAGGTCAGCGCAATGCGGCTCGCACCGTTGAGGCGGATCATCGTGCCATCCTCGGTCACGATTTCCTTCATTTCTCCGGGCTGGGTCGAATATTCGCGCGTTTGCGGCGCGCTGCGGCCGATCTGTGCGAAGATGTCCGACTGGGAATGGTACAGCCCGACACCGCCGAGCACCAATAGCCCGGCGATCCCTGCGGTCACGAACCGCCGCCGCCCGGCCCGCCGCTCGCGAATTTCGTCGTTGGAAAGACGCCCTTTCGCAGCCGACCGGCTCAACGCTTCCTTGAACGCGGGGTCGTCGATCAGGGAAGAACCGTGCTGCG
The nucleotide sequence above comes from Pelagerythrobacter marensis. Encoded proteins:
- a CDS encoding FecR family protein, which encodes MTANQQTASQHGSSLIDDPAFKEALSRSAAKGRLSNDEIRERRAGRRRFVTAGIAGLLVLGGVGLYHSQSDIFAQIGRSAPQTREYSTQPGEMKEIVTEDGTMIRLNGASRIALTFADDRRHARLITGQAHFDVRRDEDRPFTVRAGQSETRVLGTAFDINLMKSQVVLSVYRGGVRFDSVDANQPVVVTAGWRRRLNGNRISAPESFDSGQRDWDKGWVNTAGITLADLVEVLNRGGGKPIAAPPAELGQSEISGRFRIDDSRQFLSSLGEAYGFRVRETDSTVVLEAR